One region of Candidatus Electrothrix rattekaaiensis genomic DNA includes:
- a CDS encoding Rpn family recombination-promoting nuclease/putative transposase, whose protein sequence is MQDKPLFHGRLKYDVFFKKIFYQKHILKAFLNAALAPELSSPIVDLSYEPTEFIITGPAKLIQKTKHDVIDVFCITEQNQRILVELQKGTDARAMARFLDYQCRNYSSQFQTGSEYNEVLSCYSICWFFELQPPHKRIKEIIRLTSDCKKTAWDFAWEIIALYPKNIPESHIKRQQVNQLEEWLLLDVVQDMDTARTMHGLLRTQEVKEAFSQMDLSDLSEEQIRRIIFEEQYAENVDLYEEKLRERERKNKVEIAKKLLAQGVQIDVVARSTGIEAQELEKIKQSLGQ, encoded by the coding sequence ATGCAGGATAAACCGCTATTTCACGGGCGGCTGAAATACGATGTGTTTTTCAAGAAAATTTTTTATCAGAAACACATCCTGAAAGCTTTTCTTAATGCTGCATTAGCACCCGAATTGTCATCTCCCATTGTTGATCTTTCCTATGAACCCACAGAATTTATTATCACGGGACCGGCAAAGCTCATTCAGAAAACAAAGCATGATGTCATAGACGTTTTTTGCATCACCGAGCAGAATCAACGAATTCTTGTGGAACTGCAAAAAGGTACTGATGCACGGGCAATGGCACGGTTTCTTGATTATCAGTGCCGAAACTATTCCAGTCAATTTCAAACCGGCTCGGAATATAACGAAGTTCTTTCGTGCTACAGTATCTGCTGGTTCTTCGAGTTGCAGCCGCCTCATAAGCGAATCAAAGAAATTATCAGACTAACATCGGACTGCAAAAAAACAGCGTGGGATTTTGCTTGGGAGATCATCGCGCTCTATCCGAAAAATATCCCTGAAAGCCATATTAAGCGGCAGCAGGTTAATCAGCTTGAAGAGTGGCTCCTTCTTGATGTTGTTCAGGACATGGACACAGCCCGTACAATGCACGGGTTGTTGCGCACGCAGGAAGTCAAGGAGGCATTCAGTCAAATGGATTTATCAGACTTGTCTGAAGAGCAGATCCGGCGTATTATTTTTGAGGAACAATATGCGGAGAATGTAGATTTATATGAGGAAAAACTGCGCGAGCGGGAAAGAAAAAACAAGGTTGAGATCGCTAAAAAATTATTGGCGCAGGGTGTTCAGATCGACGTTGTTGCCCGTTCGACCGGAATAGAAGCGCAGGAATTAGAGAAGATCAAGCAGTCATTAGGTCAATGA